A DNA window from Allokutzneria albata contains the following coding sequences:
- the serC gene encoding phosphoserine transaminase encodes MTQTADPTTLKLPAELKPSDGRFGCGPSKIRPEQLARLAAEGGALMGTSHRQKPVKALVGRVRSGLRELFSLPEGYEVVLGNGGTTAFWDAAAFGLVRERAQHFTYGEFSAKFAKVTSGAPFLADPVVVKAEPGSAPEIAAHEGVDLIGWAHNETSTGVMVPVTRPAGSEGALVAIDATSGAGGLPVKAEDFDVYYFAPQKSFASDGGLWLSLMSPAALERVAEIAASDRWIPEFLSLSTALDNSVKDQTYNTPAVATLFLLADQIEWMLGNGGLDWVTARTADSASRLYGWAESAEFASPFVTEPGHRSHVVGTIDFADSVDAATVAKVLRANGIVDVEPYRKLGRNQLRVAMFPAIDPDDVTALTRCVDWVVEKIG; translated from the coding sequence ATGACCCAGACGGCTGATCCCACGACCCTGAAGCTGCCCGCCGAGCTCAAGCCCTCGGACGGCCGGTTCGGTTGTGGCCCGTCCAAGATCCGTCCCGAGCAGCTGGCCCGCCTCGCCGCCGAGGGTGGCGCGCTGATGGGCACCTCGCACCGGCAGAAGCCGGTCAAGGCGCTGGTCGGCCGCGTCCGCTCCGGGCTGCGCGAGCTGTTCTCGCTCCCCGAGGGCTACGAGGTCGTCCTCGGCAACGGCGGCACCACCGCGTTCTGGGACGCCGCCGCGTTCGGCCTGGTCCGCGAGCGCGCCCAGCACTTCACCTACGGCGAGTTCTCCGCGAAGTTCGCCAAGGTCACCTCGGGCGCGCCGTTCCTGGCCGACCCGGTCGTGGTGAAGGCGGAGCCGGGCAGCGCCCCGGAGATCGCCGCGCACGAGGGCGTCGACCTGATCGGCTGGGCGCACAACGAGACCTCCACCGGCGTGATGGTGCCGGTGACCCGCCCCGCGGGCAGCGAGGGCGCGCTCGTGGCGATCGACGCCACCTCCGGCGCCGGTGGCCTGCCGGTCAAGGCCGAGGACTTCGACGTCTACTACTTCGCGCCGCAGAAGTCCTTCGCCTCCGACGGCGGCCTGTGGTTGTCGCTGATGAGCCCGGCCGCGCTGGAGCGCGTCGCCGAGATCGCCGCCTCGGACCGCTGGATCCCGGAGTTCCTGTCGCTGAGCACCGCGCTGGACAACTCCGTGAAGGACCAGACCTACAACACCCCGGCCGTCGCGACGCTGTTCCTGCTCGCCGACCAGATCGAGTGGATGCTCGGCAACGGCGGGTTGGACTGGGTCACCGCGCGTACCGCCGACTCCGCGTCGCGCCTGTACGGCTGGGCCGAGAGCGCGGAGTTCGCCAGCCCGTTCGTCACCGAGCCCGGGCACCGCTCGCACGTGGTCGGCACGATCGACTTCGCCGACTCCGTCGACGCCGCGACCGTGGCCAAGGTGTTGCGCGCCAACGGCATCGTCGACGTCGAGCCGTACCGCAAGCTCGGCCGCAACCAGCTGCGGGTGGCCATGTTCCCGGCCATCGACCCCGACGACGTCACCGCGCTCACCCGCTGCGTGGACTGGGTGGTCGAGAAGATCGGCTGA
- the sepH gene encoding septation protein SepH: protein MRALRVVGLGEDGQTVVLEDAERGERFTLPADDRLRAAVRGDLPKLGQAQIELESQLRPREIQARIRGGESIEQLAASAGMDPQRVERFAYPVLLERSRTAELAQRAHPVREDGPDVQTLGEVVAHAFSLRGQDYESGSWDSWRGEDGKWVVQLLWRAGRSDIRAHWIFHPGAHGGTVTPLDEHAADLIDPTPNRSLRTVRPVTQLARQALELDESHGPLEQSLLPPATSPADAEPVAQQESTGHGRYQPEPLPAELDPGPAADAGEPEAAGAAEVDEPQPDVDRRAEPAARKGGRKNHPIVPSWEDVLLGVRSQRG from the coding sequence ATGCGAGCGCTGCGAGTCGTCGGGCTCGGCGAGGACGGTCAGACCGTCGTGCTGGAGGACGCGGAACGTGGTGAGCGCTTCACGCTGCCCGCTGACGACCGGCTGCGCGCTGCCGTCCGGGGCGATCTGCCCAAGCTCGGCCAGGCCCAGATCGAGCTGGAGAGCCAGCTGCGGCCGCGGGAGATCCAGGCCCGCATCCGCGGCGGCGAGTCCATCGAGCAGCTGGCCGCGTCGGCGGGGATGGACCCGCAGCGCGTCGAGCGCTTCGCCTACCCGGTGCTGCTGGAGCGCTCGCGCACGGCCGAGCTGGCCCAGCGCGCCCACCCGGTGCGCGAGGACGGCCCCGACGTGCAGACCCTCGGCGAGGTCGTCGCGCACGCGTTCAGCCTGCGCGGTCAGGACTACGAGTCGGGGAGCTGGGACTCCTGGCGGGGCGAGGACGGCAAGTGGGTCGTCCAGCTGCTCTGGCGGGCGGGGCGCTCCGACATCCGGGCCCACTGGATCTTCCACCCCGGCGCGCACGGGGGCACGGTCACGCCGCTGGACGAGCACGCGGCCGACCTGATCGACCCGACGCCCAACCGCTCGCTGCGCACGGTGCGGCCGGTGACCCAGCTGGCCCGGCAGGCGCTGGAGCTGGACGAGTCGCACGGCCCGCTGGAGCAGTCGCTGCTGCCGCCCGCCACCTCCCCCGCCGACGCGGAGCCGGTGGCCCAGCAGGAGTCGACCGGGCACGGCCGGTACCAGCCGGAGCCGCTGCCCGCGGAGCTGGACCCGGGGCCGGCCGCCGATGCCGGCGAGCCGGAGGCGGCGGGTGCCGCCGAGGTGGACGAGCCGCAGCCCGATGTCGACCGCAGGGCTGAGCCCGCGGCCCGCAAGGGGGGCAGGAAGAACCACCCGATCGTCCCCTCGTGGGAGGACGTCCTGCTCGGCGTCCGCTCGCAGCGCGGCTAG
- a CDS encoding citrate synthase 2 codes for MHNAVQDASHDNGFRPGLEGVVAFRTEIAEPDRDGGALRYRGVDIEELAGRVTFGDVWALLVDGRFGAGLPPAEPFPIPVHTGDVRVDVQAALAMVAPIWGYRPLLDISDETAREELARASVMALSYVAQSARGIGIPAVPQHRIDECRTITERFMTRWRGEPDPAHVKAIDTYWVSAAEHGLNASTFTARVIASTGADVAAAMSGAIGAMSGPLHGGAPARVLPMIEAVERTGDARRVVTDILDRKERLMGFGHRVYRAEDPRARVLRRTCRELGAERYEAAAALEQAALAELRERRPDRAIETNVEFWAAVVLDFAEVPPHMMHAMFTCARTAGWCAHILEQKRTGRLVRPSAEYIGPAPRSPETIEGWSGVTTV; via the coding sequence ATGCACAACGCGGTGCAGGATGCGAGCCACGACAACGGGTTCCGACCCGGCCTCGAAGGTGTTGTCGCCTTCCGGACCGAGATCGCGGAGCCGGACCGCGACGGCGGCGCCCTGCGTTACCGGGGCGTGGACATCGAGGAGCTGGCAGGCCGGGTCACCTTCGGCGACGTGTGGGCGCTGCTGGTGGACGGGCGCTTCGGCGCGGGGCTGCCGCCCGCCGAGCCGTTCCCGATCCCGGTGCACACCGGCGACGTCCGGGTCGACGTGCAGGCGGCCCTGGCCATGGTGGCGCCGATCTGGGGCTACCGCCCGCTGCTGGACATCTCCGACGAGACCGCGCGCGAGGAACTGGCCCGCGCCTCGGTGATGGCGCTGTCCTACGTGGCGCAGTCGGCCCGCGGCATCGGTATCCCCGCCGTTCCGCAGCACCGGATCGACGAGTGCCGCACGATCACCGAGCGGTTCATGACGCGCTGGCGCGGCGAGCCCGATCCCGCGCACGTGAAGGCGATCGACACCTACTGGGTCTCCGCGGCCGAGCACGGCCTCAACGCCTCCACGTTCACCGCCAGGGTGATCGCCTCGACCGGGGCGGACGTGGCCGCGGCGATGTCCGGCGCGATCGGCGCGATGTCCGGCCCGCTGCACGGCGGCGCGCCCGCCAGGGTGCTGCCGATGATCGAGGCGGTCGAGCGGACCGGCGACGCGCGCCGCGTGGTCACCGACATCCTCGACCGCAAGGAACGGCTGATGGGCTTCGGCCACCGCGTCTACCGCGCCGAGGACCCCCGGGCGCGGGTGCTCCGCCGCACCTGCCGGGAGCTGGGGGCCGAGCGCTACGAGGCCGCGGCGGCGCTGGAGCAGGCCGCGCTCGCCGAGCTGCGCGAGCGCAGGCCGGACCGGGCGATCGAGACGAACGTGGAGTTCTGGGCGGCGGTCGTGCTGGACTTCGCCGAGGTGCCGCCGCACATGATGCACGCGATGTTCACCTGCGCCAGGACCGCGGGCTGGTGCGCGCACATCCTGGAGCAGAAGCGCACGGGCAGGCTGGTCCGGCCGTCCGCGGAGTACATCGGCCCCGCCCCGCGCTCCCCCGAGACGATCGAGGGCTGGTCGGGCGTCACCACGGTGTGA
- a CDS encoding MFS transporter, with protein sequence MDPPPVRKGRLRRIVIDTEPLRIADFRRLWLSGIVTAVGSQLATVAVPKQLFDLTGSSAWVGLAGAFAVVPLVVFGLWGGAIADAVDRRKLLMVTNVGVTLTSVLLWAQAAAGMDSPWTVLVLLGVQQAFFAVNMPTRSAVLARLIPLRLMPSAQALNSTTFSVSAVFGPLLAGALLPLVGLSTLYLIDAIALTATLWAVFRLPPMPPLGDDAPTRRAGLREVVDGFRYVATRSILLASFLLDIIAMVAGMPRALFPEMAERTFGDPPGGGPALGLLYAAIPLGAAVCGLFSGWFMRVQRHGVAIAVSVATWGIAMIGFGLSGSVWWAVAFLAFGGAADMVSMAFRGAMLQAAVTDEMRGRMQGMFTVVVVGGPRVADMLHGAVGASIGAGAAAAGGGALVVLLTVVAVLFLPAFWRYMAPKDGEPAQR encoded by the coding sequence ATCGATCCGCCGCCGGTCCGCAAGGGGCGGCTGCGCCGGATCGTGATCGACACCGAGCCGCTGCGCATCGCCGACTTCCGGCGGCTGTGGCTGTCCGGCATCGTCACCGCGGTCGGCAGCCAGCTGGCCACGGTCGCCGTCCCCAAGCAGCTGTTCGACCTCACCGGTTCCTCGGCGTGGGTCGGCTTGGCAGGCGCGTTCGCGGTGGTCCCGCTCGTGGTCTTCGGCCTGTGGGGCGGGGCGATCGCCGACGCCGTCGACCGGCGCAAGCTGCTGATGGTGACCAACGTCGGCGTCACGCTGACCTCGGTGCTGCTCTGGGCGCAGGCCGCGGCGGGGATGGACTCGCCGTGGACGGTGCTGGTGCTGCTCGGTGTGCAGCAGGCGTTCTTCGCGGTGAACATGCCGACCCGCAGCGCGGTGCTCGCCCGGCTGATCCCGTTGCGCCTGATGCCCTCCGCGCAGGCGCTCAACTCGACGACGTTCTCCGTCTCCGCCGTCTTCGGCCCGTTGCTCGCGGGCGCGCTGCTGCCGTTGGTCGGGCTCTCGACGCTGTACCTGATCGACGCCATCGCCCTGACCGCCACCCTGTGGGCGGTCTTCCGGCTGCCGCCGATGCCGCCGCTGGGCGACGACGCGCCGACGCGCCGGGCCGGGCTGCGCGAGGTGGTCGACGGTTTCCGCTACGTCGCGACCCGCAGCATCCTGCTGGCCTCGTTCCTGCTCGACATCATCGCGATGGTGGCGGGCATGCCCCGCGCGCTGTTCCCGGAGATGGCCGAGCGCACCTTCGGCGACCCGCCCGGCGGCGGCCCCGCGCTCGGCCTGCTCTACGCGGCGATCCCGCTGGGCGCGGCGGTCTGCGGGCTGTTCTCCGGTTGGTTCATGCGGGTCCAGCGGCACGGCGTCGCCATCGCGGTGTCGGTCGCCACGTGGGGCATCGCGATGATCGGCTTCGGGCTCTCCGGATCGGTGTGGTGGGCCGTGGCCTTCCTCGCCTTCGGCGGCGCGGCGGACATGGTGTCGATGGCCTTCCGCGGCGCGATGCTCCAGGCCGCGGTCACCGACGAGATGCGCGGCCGGATGCAGGGCATGTTCACCGTCGTGGTCGTTGGCGGACCGCGCGTCGCGGACATGCTGCACGGAGCGGTGGGCGCTTCGATCGGCGCGGGCGCCGCGGCTGCGGGCGGCGGAGCGCTCGTGGTGCTGCTGACCGTCGTCGCGGTTCTGTTCCTCCCGGCGTTCTGGCGCTACATGGCGCCTAAGGACGGAGAGCCAGCCCAGCGCTGA
- the pdxH gene encoding pyridoxamine 5'-phosphate oxidase: MRVSYEAGVLDESSLAETWHEQLKLWLDEAIEFKIPEPNAMVLATADREGRPSSRTVLLKGLDDRGVVFFTNYTSNKSHDLLATRYASATFPWFSMQRQVSIRGGVEKVGAAETAEYWNSRPRGSQLGAWASPQSRVITGRNTLNSALNSVRRRFADAEQIPVPPHWGGWRIRPEIVEFWQGREDRMHDRLRFRDNRDGWKVERLAP; encoded by the coding sequence ATGAGGGTGTCCTACGAAGCGGGCGTGCTTGACGAGTCCTCGCTGGCCGAGACGTGGCACGAACAGCTGAAACTCTGGCTGGACGAGGCGATCGAGTTCAAGATCCCCGAGCCCAACGCGATGGTGCTGGCCACGGCCGACCGCGAAGGCCGCCCTTCCTCACGCACCGTGCTGCTCAAGGGACTCGATGACCGGGGAGTGGTGTTCTTCACCAACTACACCTCGAACAAGAGTCACGATCTGTTGGCCACCCGCTATGCCTCCGCCACTTTCCCGTGGTTCTCGATGCAGCGTCAGGTGAGCATCCGCGGCGGTGTGGAAAAGGTCGGCGCCGCGGAGACCGCGGAGTACTGGAACAGCCGACCGCGCGGTTCCCAGCTCGGCGCGTGGGCTTCCCCGCAGTCGCGCGTGATCACCGGCAGGAACACGCTGAACTCCGCGTTGAACTCGGTGCGCAGGCGCTTCGCCGACGCCGAGCAGATCCCGGTACCCCCGCACTGGGGCGGCTGGCGCATCCGGCCGGAGATCGTGGAGTTCTGGCAGGGCCGCGAGGACCGCATGCACGACCGGCTGCGCTTCCGGGACAACCGCGACGGCTGGAAGGTCGAGCGGCTCGCCCCCTGA
- a CDS encoding sensor histidine kinase produces MTREPSVTWIGWRPKDSERERLEGGFGEHWQVTVWQRVFPIWDIFFSVVLVLTFVNITLAPRNLPSDKTTALILVGALGLWYVLLGRSAIGTTGPRWRGGVYVIGIIVLYVPAVTAVLDASSILFVLGPQLFLSVRLGWAVVMILLLDLTAVAGLVLDGEQWEHVVMYTIFALIFAFYALAFGIWLDRAAVESAERERLIEQLESSRAEVARLSHEAGVAAERERLAGEIHDTLAQGFTSIVTLVQAAESEMDSQADGDLARRHLTLAVRTARENLDEARALVGALTPAPLTNSSLVGAISRLVERVGHDLGIATECVVTGEPRQLATDIEVMLLRATQEALNNVRKHAGAGAVAVSVEFTEEAVLLRIADDGAGFDPERMPMGFGLPGLRSRTEQVGGAFAVNSAPGKGTVVKVAVPV; encoded by the coding sequence GTGACGCGCGAACCGTCGGTGACGTGGATCGGCTGGCGCCCCAAGGACAGCGAACGCGAGCGGCTCGAAGGGGGCTTCGGGGAGCACTGGCAGGTCACCGTCTGGCAGCGGGTCTTCCCGATCTGGGACATCTTCTTCTCGGTCGTGCTGGTGCTGACCTTCGTGAACATCACGCTGGCGCCCAGGAACCTCCCGTCGGACAAGACGACCGCGCTCATCCTGGTCGGCGCGCTCGGCCTCTGGTACGTGCTGCTCGGCCGGTCGGCGATCGGCACCACCGGGCCGCGCTGGCGCGGCGGGGTCTACGTCATCGGCATCATCGTGCTCTACGTGCCCGCGGTGACCGCGGTGCTGGACGCCAGCTCGATCCTGTTCGTGCTCGGGCCGCAGCTGTTCCTGTCGGTGCGGCTGGGCTGGGCCGTGGTGATGATCCTGCTGCTGGACCTCACCGCCGTCGCCGGGCTGGTCCTCGACGGCGAGCAGTGGGAGCACGTCGTCATGTACACGATCTTCGCGTTGATCTTCGCGTTCTACGCGCTGGCGTTCGGCATCTGGCTGGACCGGGCCGCGGTGGAGAGCGCGGAGCGGGAGCGGCTGATCGAGCAGCTGGAGAGCTCGCGGGCGGAGGTCGCCCGGCTCTCGCACGAGGCCGGCGTGGCCGCCGAGCGGGAGCGGCTGGCCGGGGAGATCCACGACACCCTGGCCCAGGGCTTCACCAGCATCGTCACCCTGGTCCAGGCCGCGGAGTCCGAAATGGACAGTCAGGCGGACGGGGACCTGGCGCGGCGGCACCTCACGCTCGCGGTGCGCACCGCGCGGGAGAACCTGGACGAGGCGCGGGCCCTGGTCGGCGCGCTCACCCCGGCCCCGTTGACGAACTCCTCGCTGGTCGGGGCCATCAGCAGGCTGGTCGAGCGGGTCGGGCACGACCTCGGGATCGCGACCGAGTGCGTGGTCACCGGGGAACCGAGGCAGCTGGCCACCGACATCGAGGTGATGCTGCTGCGCGCGACCCAGGAGGCGCTGAACAACGTGCGCAAGCACGCCGGGGCCGGTGCCGTCGCGGTGTCGGTGGAGTTCACCGAGGAGGCGGTGCTGCTGCGGATCGCCGACGACGGCGCTGGCTTCGACCCGGAGCGGATGCCGATGGGCTTCGGCCTCCCCGGACTGCGCAGCCGCACCGAACAGGTGGGCGGCGCGTTCGCGGTGAACAGCGCTCCCGGAAAGGGAACCGTGGTGAAGGTGGCGGTACCGGTATGA
- a CDS encoding response regulator codes for MIKILLVDDHPVVREGLRGMLNAEPDLEVVAEAASGPEALAMTLAHRPQVVLMDLRMPGGDGVAATARIRAECPDSRIVVLTTYETDRDILRAVEAGASGYLLKDTSRGDLLHAIRAAGRGETVLTPSVAAKLFSRVRGGQVPSLSAREIEVLRQVKRGLSNGEIGRELFISEATVKTHLLRVFTKLDVSDRTAAVTTAMEYGLLD; via the coding sequence CTGATCAAGATCCTCCTGGTCGACGACCATCCCGTTGTGCGCGAAGGACTTCGCGGGATGCTCAACGCCGAACCCGATCTGGAGGTGGTCGCGGAGGCCGCGTCGGGACCGGAGGCGCTGGCCATGACGCTGGCGCACCGGCCGCAGGTGGTGCTGATGGACCTGCGGATGCCCGGCGGGGACGGCGTCGCCGCGACGGCCCGCATCCGCGCGGAGTGCCCGGACAGCCGGATCGTCGTCCTCACGACGTACGAGACCGACCGCGACATCCTCCGCGCGGTGGAGGCGGGCGCGTCCGGCTACCTGCTGAAGGACACCTCGCGCGGCGACCTGCTGCACGCGATCCGGGCGGCAGGCCGGGGCGAGACGGTGCTGACGCCGTCGGTGGCGGCGAAGCTGTTCAGCCGGGTCCGCGGCGGGCAGGTGCCGAGCCTGTCCGCGCGCGAGATCGAGGTGCTGCGCCAGGTCAAGCGCGGGCTCAGCAACGGCGAGATCGGCCGGGAGCTGTTCATCAGCGAGGCGACCGTGAAAACACATCTTCTGCGCGTTTTCACCAAGCTCGACGTCTCCGACCGGACCGCCGCCGTGACCACCGCGATGGAATACGGGCTGCTGGACTGA
- a CDS encoding alpha/beta fold hydrolase, protein MTIEASGPEDALPIVFLHGAGVNRKMWMPQTTALEGEFRVITLDLPGHGSLAARRFHMDDAVAEVAGVPLERPALVVGLSLGGSVAMCFAGRYPERVAGLVVTGTSGDHTGWVGLRCRANAALLGLVFRIVGDRRMRQVAARSFAREAGREVAAAVLAVGVRPQAGPEILRELAGNDYTSALRAYGGPTLILNGAHDRAVRRHERRLLAAAPHAAVRVLAGAGHTANWDRAPDYTEILRDFALSLKMTGQPPPGP, encoded by the coding sequence GTGACAATCGAGGCCAGCGGACCCGAGGACGCGCTGCCGATCGTGTTCCTGCACGGCGCGGGTGTGAACCGGAAAATGTGGATGCCCCAGACCACCGCACTGGAGGGGGAATTCCGCGTGATCACCCTGGACCTGCCCGGCCACGGCTCGCTGGCCGCCCGCCGGTTCCACATGGACGACGCCGTCGCCGAGGTGGCCGGGGTGCCGCTGGAGCGCCCCGCGCTCGTGGTCGGGCTGTCCCTCGGCGGGAGCGTCGCGATGTGCTTCGCCGGGCGGTACCCGGAGCGCGTCGCCGGTCTGGTGGTCACCGGAACCTCGGGGGACCACACCGGATGGGTCGGCCTGCGCTGCCGGGCCAACGCGGCGCTGCTGGGCTTGGTCTTCCGGATCGTGGGGGACCGCAGGATGCGGCAGGTCGCGGCGCGCAGCTTCGCCCGGGAGGCGGGCCGTGAGGTCGCGGCGGCCGTGCTCGCGGTGGGCGTGCGCCCGCAGGCCGGGCCGGAGATCCTGCGCGAACTGGCCGGGAACGACTACACGAGCGCGCTGCGGGCCTACGGCGGTCCCACGCTGATCCTCAACGGCGCCCACGACCGCGCGGTCCGGCGGCACGAGCGGCGCCTGCTCGCCGCGGCCCCGCACGCCGCCGTCCGGGTGCTCGCCGGCGCCGGGCACACCGCGAACTGGGACCGCGCGCCCGACTACACCGAAATCCTGCGCGACTTCGCCCTGTCCCTGAAGATGACCGGGCAGCCACCGCCCGGCCCCTGA